The genome window CCATCAAGCGGTCATTTATAGAAACACGCACTGTCAAGGCCCGATCTCACTACTACAGAGAGATCGGGCCTTGATCGTAGTAATGGCGGGCTTCATCGGTGGAGAAGCGGAAGCCACTAGTAGGATAAGACGTACGGCAGCACGCACCTGATGGATTCCGGCGGACGCACTACCACAAAATAACTCATTAATTATCAGTATATTATTTTTCCGGATAAGCCGCTGGTCAGACCAACTAGCAGAAGCATTCAACTAAGAGCAAAACCAACCTACATGCCCTTGTTGATCATCCAAAAAAGATCCAGCGTGATTCTTATTCATTCTCATCAGCCCTGCTGCTACAGATTGGATTATGAATACAACTGTCATCGTTCAATAAGAGTAGACTACTGATTTATTTAATTATAAATACAAATTTTAGTTGAGTGCTAACACAACGACTTAGTAGACCGATGACAGGTAAACTTAATCTTTACTATAGCCATAAATTTACCATTTTATCAATACAATTCACTCCTATTAACTAAACCCAACAATCGATTCAACTTGGTTACCTCATCAAGCGTATTGGCTTGATTGTTGCACCAGTTAAACATTATTTTCTACAGGTAAGATTTCAGTAATGAAGACGGGTAAGCATGAACCTACACCATCAATCGACGATATCATCAAAGAAGCGAAGCGATTGCATACAATGGGATTTAGTTTGAAAAATTCAGTCTGGTTAGCGATCAGGTCACTTCGCAACAAGGCAGAGGATAAATAAGCAAGCGGCTGCCCTTATCTCAAATTAGCTGCGGACAGGCTTTACAACAAACATTTTTGTTAGAATAGCGATTTATAGCGATGTCCCAAACGTGTCTTCTGGACATCTTTTTTTGGTATGCATTCAACGAATAAATGGGTAGCGCTACTCGACGAAGATCAGGACGACTTCGTTATTTTTCAACAGGGAATGAACAACTGGGCTCCTGAACTCGAACTACGCTGGTACACGTCGTTTGCGCACTTTGAGCAAATGCTTCAGACCAATGCAGACCTCCCCGCATCGATTGTCCTGAACGGTATTTCTCCCTCGGGTTCCGAAATTGACTGGATCAGACAGTTCAAGCTCACTCCCCGCCTGGCTGAGATTCCCGTTATCATTTTGGCCGAAGAGTACTGGGAGCAGCAAAAACAGCAGTTCAAAACGGTGTCGATTTACGATTACCGCACAAAACCCGTCAATCAGGCGGAACTGAAACAATTTGTGGAACTCATCAAAGACAGCAGTCGACACGCCTAGCCGGTAACAGGATTTCCATATAAGAATGTGTCTCGGCTACAATTAGTCCGCCTTCAACAAGGTGCATTTCTGCGACTGGATGAGCTTTGCTATAGCCCGATAATGCGCGGGGTTGCCTGGCTCCGTTTCGGATAGCGACGGCGCGCGGATCATGCCCCAGGCCGGACCACCTCCCGAACCAGCAAGCACTCCATCAGACTCACGCTCAGGACCATCGCTCAGTTTTTCCACAAGCGGGTAACTATGCTCCTGAAGCTAATGGCGCCAAAGCCGTTTGCTCCCGAAACGGCGGAATGAAAGCGTGAACTGTCGATTTGTTTTTGGTAGCTAGATGCGGGGAAGTCTATGGTTTCTGTTTTCGCGTATATACGATCGGTAACAGTTGCAAGCACATTTACGATCATCCGTTGATGTCGTCCGGTTATAAAGTCAATCGTATTGTCTTTCGTATACAACCCTGGTTTTACCTTGCCCTGATCCGATGACGACTACCCACATCAGTACCTTGTTTCAACAGTTTGCGAACATTCGGGTGGGCGTCATTGGCGATTTTGCCGTTGACCTTTACTTCGGCCTGCAAACCGAGACGGGCGAACGATCACTGGAAACGGGGCTGGACGTGTTCTGGGGCAGCCACCCCAAAGCGTCGCTGGGGGCTGCTGGTAACGTGGTCCAGAATCTGGTGGCGTTGGGGGTCACTACGGTTCAGGTTATCGGCTGCGTAGGCAATGATTTGTTCGGGCGGGAGATGCAGTACCTCTTTCAGTCGCTGGGCGTCGATACGACCCATCTGCACACGGCTCCTGCCAGTTGGGATACGTGCCTGTACACCAAGCCCAGCCGGAATGGACAGGAAACTAACCGGATTGATTTTGGTACGGGCAATACCGTATCCGATGCTTTTTTCAGCACGCTCCTCACCGGCCTGGAGCAGTCGCTGACTGAGTTGGATGTGCTCATTATCAATCAACAGTTCGCCAGCCCACTGCTTACCGAGAAACGGGTCACGTTGCTCAATGAGCTGATTGCCCGGTATCCGAACGTCCGGTTTATTGCTGATATGCGCACGGTTGGCACACAGGTCTGTGGGGCCACGCTAAAAGTCAACACAGCCGAACTGGCCCGGTTTCTGGCCATCGACCACCCCGATGATCCAAACCTTGACTGGTGCATCCGGCATGGAAACGCCTTTCGGGCGCACAGTAATGGGCCATTGCTGATTACGCGCGGGCAGTCGGGCATTCTGTACATCGATTCAACCGAAATACAGTCAGTCGACGGATTGTCGCTGACGGGTCCGCTCGATACCGTTGGCGCGGGCGACACCGTCGTTGCTGCCTGGGCGGCCTGCCGGGGCGCCGACGCGACACCGGCTCAGGCCCTTACGCTGGCGAATCTGGCAGCCGCCGTAACGGTTCAGAAATGCAACCAGACCGGAACGGCCAGCCTGTCCGAAATCCTTGCCTTACACCATAGCCATTCTTCCGATGACTAAAGAGATCCTGCATCAGCATCTTCAGGAGTTGCACACCCATCTGATCGATGAGTTACTGCCGTTCTGGACAACCCGAACCATCGATGAGGTGAACGGGGGGTTTGTCACCCACTTCGATCAGTACGGCAACGACTCGGGCGAGGACGAAAAGTCGCTCATTGCCCAGACACGCTCGATCTACACCTACGCGTCGGCTCATCGGGC of Spirosoma agri contains these proteins:
- a CDS encoding response regulator, with the translated sequence MHSTNKWVALLDEDQDDFVIFQQGMNNWAPELELRWYTSFAHFEQMLQTNADLPASIVLNGISPSGSEIDWIRQFKLTPRLAEIPVIILAEEYWEQQKQQFKTVSIYDYRTKPVNQAELKQFVELIKDSSRHA
- a CDS encoding bifunctional heptose 7-phosphate kinase/heptose 1-phosphate adenyltransferase, translated to MTTTHISTLFQQFANIRVGVIGDFAVDLYFGLQTETGERSLETGLDVFWGSHPKASLGAAGNVVQNLVALGVTTVQVIGCVGNDLFGREMQYLFQSLGVDTTHLHTAPASWDTCLYTKPSRNGQETNRIDFGTGNTVSDAFFSTLLTGLEQSLTELDVLIINQQFASPLLTEKRVTLLNELIARYPNVRFIADMRTVGTQVCGATLKVNTAELARFLAIDHPDDPNLDWCIRHGNAFRAHSNGPLLITRGQSGILYIDSTEIQSVDGLSLTGPLDTVGAGDTVVAAWAACRGADATPAQALTLANLAAAVTVQKCNQTGTASLSEILALHHSHSSDD